AGCCCCACCGGGCGAGGAGCCCGATCTTATATTCGCAACCACTCCTTAGCCTGTTTTGCGAGGTTGAGAATCTCGATACTGAGGGCTTTCAGTTCGCGGGTTCGCTGCTCCAGCATAGCGATCTGATGCGGGATAGCAACGTTGGAAAAGTGCGCGTTGATGGCTTTTACGATCTGGTTATAGTTGTTCCCGAGCTTTTGAAATTGGAAATAAAAGTCGTTCAGCCGGGCGATGAACTGCACCTTCGAAGGGTCGCGTTTGACGACGACGAACTCCTCGTTGAAGATTCTTTTGACGATAAACCGGCTGCGGTTATGCTCCAATCCTGCCTTACAAAGCATCTGCTTAAAGCGGATATTCTCTTCCGTGGTGAGTTTGAAATTATACCTGTGGACTCTGGGATCTGTCGTTGTCGGGCGTCCGATCCTCTTTTTCGTGGTTGTCATCAGTCTGGTAGTTTAAGTGGCGTGACTCGGGAACGCCACCCAGCCTCGCAGAGCGAGCACCTTTCGTATGCCGAAAAACTTTTCGGCATACAAAGGTACAGCTCGCTGTTTCTTTGCAGAAACAAAAATCCGCGCCGGAGAATTTCTATCGAAAGTTTGAAAACTCCTCCGTTACGGCTTCCGGGGACGGGTCGGTTCCCGGTGCAATATTACAACCGTCCGGGCGCAAAAAAAAGCCATCGGTGCGGACTGGAGCGGTCGTGAGCGGACAGCAGAACCGAGGTATTTCACCCGGTTGTATCTTGCAGCATGAAAGGTCGGTTTTCTTATTCCGTTCATTATTCCGATATAAACCGCATTAAACAGAAAACGGTATTTTGAATGGTTTAAAACATAAAACCGCACACACATGCTTTACGACTGCAAAACGAACATTCAATCTTAAAAACGTTGTATCATGGATTCATTAAAAGAACAAACCAGACCCGCCACCAAGTCTTCGAAGCCTCCCCGCATCGAAGTCGACGAAGAGATGGTGCGCCGTATGATTATCGGACTGGCCTCTTTGGATTCAAAAGTCGTTATCCCGCTATAAACCACACGAAATAAAACACGGTATTTTGAATGGTTTAACCCAATAAACCAGACATACATGCTCTATGCCCGTATGGCTGACAATCAATCTTAAAAACGTTGTACCATGGATTCATTAAAAGAAACTGACAAATCCGCAACAGAACCTCCGAAACGTTCCCGTATCGAAGTCGACGAAGAATTGATGCGTCAGATGATCGCCGGACAAGCTTCTTTGGATTCGAAAGTCGTCCGCCGGATTTCCGAACCGGAAGAGGAAAATACGGACGATCCCGAGGAAAAGACATCGGCAACTGCATCCGTAGCATCGGTAGCGGTTGCTGAAAAAACAAATGTCGACACCCAAACGAGTGGCGTAAAGGAACCGGCCGGATTCCGTCGTAAAAAGCTCGCGCTGCCGGATTTCGAACGCACCTTCTTCGCGCCGGTGGATTGCCGCAACCGATCGGCGATCTATGTCAGTACCCGAACCAAGCACAAAGTATCGGAAATACTCCACCTGTTAGGGAATGAGAGTACAAGGCTTACGGTCTTGGTCGACAATATGCTGCGATTTGTCATGGACATTTACCGCGACGAGCTGAATTATCTCCACGAGAAGAAGAACAATAGACGACCGTTTTGAACAGACAATGCGAATTGGAACGGCAGAAAGAGTTATTCCGGCAGATGGACAGACAGTCAATTATGGATGCAGGTGATTTTTCAGATAAAGGGATAAAGCGATGCTTAGAGAAATATTTCTATATTTCTGCCAATCCGAGTATTTCAATCTGCCATCCAAAAGGCGGCGTGGGAAATCAACCTTCACGGTACTGCTCGCCAGTTACCTGCATTACACTTTGAGGCATGACGTGCTTGTCGTAGACTGCGACTATCAAAGTTCAGATATGCGTGCTGTGGAGCAAACGCCCGTTGGGTGCCGTCCGGGGCGCAGAAAGCCTCCTTTTCCGACGGTAGCGTTCAGCAAAATGCCGGGGATGGAAATACGCAAGGCTCGCCCCTCGGGCGATTCGCATGGCCTTGCGGATTTTCATCTCCGGCGTTTAATTCCCTGCCGGCGGAAAGAGATTACAGGGATATATCAGACTTTTTTGTTTTGAAGGGTGAGACGATATATGCTGTTCTCACATGGCTCCGTATCGTTTTTCCCAACTGTCTGCTATTTCTATACAGCCATAAATTTATCCGCCAGCTTCTCCTTGAGCATCTCCACCTCCCGGTCGATCATCGGCTGGGTCACCTTCGCATAGGTCTGCGTCGTGGTGATGCGTTTGTGCCCCAGCATCTTCGAGAGCGTTTCCAGCGACACGCCGTTCATCAGGCAGATCGTCGTGGCATAGGTATGGCGTCCGACATGGAAGGTCAGCTTCTTGTCGATGCCGCATAAGACTGCGATCCGTTTCAGGGAGCGGTCCACCGTATTCAGATGCGGCATGAACGCGAAGACGCGATCCGCACCGTCCCGATAACGTTCCAAAATGGACAGGGCCGCAGGCAGCAGTTTGACGACATACTGCGTGTCCGTCTTGCAACGGTTGCCTGTGACCCACCAGTCGCCGTGTGTATCCTGTCCGAACTGTTTCCATGCAAGGGTTTTCAGATCCGCGTAGCAGATGCCCGTAAAGCAGGAGAAGAGGAACAGGTCGCGGATCACACGCTGTTTCCTCGTGCGGAGCGCGGCATGCTGAAGCGTGAGAATCTCTGTCTCGTTCAGGAAGGCACGTTCCGGTGCGGGTTCGTTGTATCGGTACGAGGCGAACGGGTTGCGGGGCATGATCCCGTCGTTGAAGGCAATCTTGACCACATTGATCAGGCAGTCCAGATAACGGCAGATGCTCGTGAGTTTAAGCGCCCGTTCCGTCTTCAGGTAGACATGGAACTGTTCGATGAACGACTGTTCCAGTTCGGCAAGGGCGATGTCGCTCACACGGTATTTTACAGTAAGGAACGCTTGCAGGTGTTTCATCGTGGCAAGATAACGGTACCACGTGTTTTTCGAACGGTCGACGCCGATACGGCCGTGCAGGTCGTCCGTAAAGCTGCGGAAAGTGGACAGCAGGGTGCGGTAACGCTTCCCGAATCCCAGCCAGGCGTTCTTCACCTTCTCGGCCGTCACATAGCTTTCCCGGTCGCGGATATCCCGATAATGACGGTCGAGCTGCGAGCGGATATCGTCCAGATGGCGGTTGATACGGTCGGCTTCGAGACTCCGCCCCTTGGCACGGCCGCCGCGGACTTCCCACAAACGCTCCGGAACCGTGAGCTTCGCACTGAATTGCGAAATAGTACCGTTGACCGTGATGCGGCCCATGAGGGGAACCGCAGACTGTGTTTTTTTCTTGTTCCTTTTCAGGTAGAACAGAACCTTGAATGTGCTGCGCATAACTCTGCTTTTTTAGGGATACAAAACTAATTTCCGCAGAGTCTTCGGTCAAGATGAATGGAAATGCAATAGACGGTAAATCACTATTTTAGGAAATAAAAGGCATTCCCGAACGAGGTAATGCTTTGGTAACTGAACCCACGCTTGACGATGCCGCCGACTACCGATTCGACAACCTGTATAGAGTGAACTGGATAGAAAAACTACCTGATTATCAATACCAATGCTTACATTTGCCTTTTTACCAAATTTGTGATACTTTTGGTGGCAAAAGTAACATTTTTCCCGATTAGGAACTATATTTGAAGAAGCAAAGCCACTATCTAAAGCACAAGGTTATGGAAAAAAGAAAACACTCGCTGGTCGACAATGCCGACGAAAAGCGCTACGAATTCGACCTGGGCGACGACATCGCCATCATCGAATACATCAAAACCCAGGGATTCATTATCCTGACACACACCGAAGTCCCTGAAAAATACGAAGGGCAGGGCATCGGCGCCGAGCTGGTGCACGACGTACTGGAGGATCTGCGCGCCAAGAAAATACAAATGATCCCCCAGTGCCCCTTCGTCGCCCAATATATCCGCCGCCATCCCGAATGGGTGGACGTGGTACTGAAAGAAATACCCGCCAAATAAACAGGAAACCCGCCGGGAGGCGGGTTTCCTGTTACGGTATCACAAGCATTCAGAAATCGTCCGTGCGGAACGGCACGACCGGTAGACCCCGGATGTTGGCCAGGTTGCCGGGCATGAAATCGCGGAACCCGTACCGCACGGCAACCGGGCGGACAACCTCCTTCGACGAGATGACCAGCAGCAGTTTCCGCCTGTCCACCGCCACATCGGCAGGATGGAATACCCGGTCGGGGCCGCACACTTCGAACCCGCGGATATCCTCCATGCGGCTGAACCCCTCTTCGGTATGGGACAAGGCAACGTAAGCCTTGCCGTCGCGGATCTCGATCGACCTGAACCGCGGGCTTTCGCAGGCGATATCTGAGAAACCGTAGGTCTTGTTGAGTGCCATGAAGGCCAGCCTGTGCCCTACGTCGCGTTTATTCTTGGGGTGGACATTGGTTGCCTCGTAGGGTTCCACCAGGTCGTTCGTGCAAATCACGCCGCTGTTGGGGATGAGTTCCCGTGCCTCCCACTGCGCTTCGCGCAGATAGGGGCCGTTGCCGCTGCCATAGGCGAAGGGGGCGACCTCGACGTAATAGAACGGGATATCGCCCTGCTTCCAGAGCGAACGCCACAGCCCTACCATGTTGGAAAGGCGGACAGCATAGTCCTTATACTGGTTTACGTTCGATTCGCCCTGATACCACAGGAAGCCGCGGACGGTATACCCCGCCACCGGATGCAGCATGGCATTGTACATCACCATCGGGCGCAGCCAGTGGGTCGTGGCCTCGATGCCTTTTTCCGTCAGGTCGATATCGGGATAGGTTTCCAGTATCTCGCGGTTCGTCCAGCCCTCGACGCGGGTTCCGCCCCACGTGCAGTCGACAATGCCGACAGGCACGTCCAGCACGTCGCTGAGCAGTTCGGCAAAGAAATAACCCGTGGCGGTGAAATCGGGCGCGGTCTCCACCGTACATGGCCTCCATTTCCCCGGAACCCGCTCCTGGGGCGTATAGGCCGCCGTGAGGGGTATTTTCACGTAGCGGAGCCTGTCGCGCATACTCCCCGCACGGGCTATGATCTCGTTGGCCCCGGCGATGGGACAGTTATTGAACCCGCGGAGCGGCATCTCCATATTGCTCTGCCCGCCGGCGAACCAGACTTCGCCGATCAGCACGTTGTCGAGCACGACCCTATCGCCGCTTACGATCGTCACCTGCTGCGGCTCGTAACTGCCGGCCGGGGTGTTCACCAGCGCAGACCAACGGCCGTCGGCATCGCTTCGCACGGTGCATTCGGCACCCCACGAGGTCTCGATCCGCACCGTGGCCCGGGGATCGGCCCAGCCCCAGAGGTGGCATTGGGCATTTTGCTGGAGCACCATGTCGCTGCCGATGATCTCGGGCAGTTCGACCTTGGCCGCGGCACCCCATGCGGCGGCAAGGCAAATAAGGGACAAAATGAGTTTCTTCATATCGGGCAGGTATCAATTTCCCGCAAATTTACATTTTTTCCGGCAACCGGGAATACCCCGCGCGCATAAAAACGACCCGGCTGTTAATATAGGTATCGAATTTTTTCGAAAATTCCTGTCCGGAAATTTGGTTTATTTCATAAACTATTTTATATTTGCAATAGATTTATAAACCAAGAGAGTCATTTCACACCGCAAACCTATGGAACTTCTGGAAAACACCACCGACAAACGCCGCCTTTTCGGCCGCTGGTTCGCCCGCCGCATCACCACCTACGTCGCGGTATGCGCGTTCCTCGCCTTCGTCAACTGGTACACCTCGCCCCACTACTGGTGGGTGGTATGGGTCATGGCCGGCTGGGGGCTGAACCTGATCCTCTCGCTGGTCTGGTACCTGACGGGCTGCGACGAGGACAAAGATTAACGTCAAACCCATAAAAATCCCGGTTATGCAAACCTTACACCTGTTACTGGCCGCCAGCTTCATGCTGGCCTCCACGGCCGTCTCGGCCAAAACGCTCGAAGTCACCGTATCGGACATTCGCAACGACAAGGGCAACATCCTCGTCATGGCCAAGGTCGCCGGGCAGGAACAGCCCGTCTACGGCATGGCGGCCGCAAAGGCCGGCAAAGTCGTCGTGACGCTCGAAGGCATCGAAGCTGATGCGGCCGAGCTTTCGCTCTTCCACGACGAAGACGGCGACTACAAGCTGAAGATGGGCGACCGCGGCCCTGCCGAAGGCTACGCCACCCGAAAATGCAAGCTTCCCGCCGAGCACAACACGGCCACGCTGAAGCTCTACTATCCTGCCACCGAAAACGAATAGGCGCATGTACCGCCCGCTGCTCACCGCACTGCTGCTCGCCGCGACGATCCCGGCCGCGGCTCAACATACCCTCCGGGGGCGCGCTCTGGAGGGCGGCAGCCCGGTCGGCTACGCCACGGCCGTGCTGCTGCGCGACGGACGCCAGGCAGCGGGTACGACGACCGACGACGCAGGGGGCTTCGTGCTCACGGCGGATACGGGCCGTTACACGCTCGTACTGCGGCACGTCGCCTACCACCCCTTCGAACAGGAGGTATGCGTCGCCGCAGCGGATACCGACCTCGGGGATTTGCCCCTTGCACCTCTCGGAATCAGCGAGGTGACGGTGACCGCCGAGACGGTGACGCGGCAGGCCGACAGGTTCGTGGTCAGCATCGGGAATACGCCCGCACTCGCGGGACAGGACGGCACCGAACTGCTGGCACGGGCGCCGGGCGTATGGCTGGGTGAGGACGGCATCTCGATCAACGGCGCCGGCGGTACGAAAGTCTACGTGGACGGCCGCGAGCTGAAAGGTTCGGCGGAGGAAAACACCTCCTACCTGCGCAGCCTGACCGCAGCCGACATCGCCCGCATCGAGGTGGTACCGCTGGCGGGCGCCGAGTTCACCGCCGACAGCCGGGGCGGCGTGATCCTCATCACACTGCGGTGCAGACGCGACGGCGGCATGGACGGCAACCTGCAATTCTCCACGGTGCAAAGCAACCGGATAACGGGCTATACCCCCACGGGGCGCATCGGCATCCGCACGGGGCGCTGGACACTCACCGCCTCGGGGTCGGGAAGCTTCACCCCGGCTGCCCAAAGCCGCTTCACGGAGACCCGCGGGCAGGCCGGGCAGCCGCTGCCCTTCGCCGGCAGGAGCGATTCGAAGAGCCGCACAAACTACGGGCGCGGGCATTTCTCCGCGGTATTCGACCCGACGCCGAAACACACCGCAGGTTTCGACATCGAATACACGGAACGCAGCACCCACATGCCGACACTATCGCGCACCACACTCGGACAAACTCAGAGCGACAGCCGCTACCGCCAGCACATGGGCGGGAATACCCTGACCGCAACCGCCAATTACATCTGGAAGATCGACACGCTGGGATCGCAGTTCAAACTGATCGCCGACTACACGCGTTACACCTCCCACGGCGACAACAGCTACCATACGACGACCTGCGCACCCGGAACCCTGCGCGACTCGCTCTACGAATCCGCCACGGGTTCCGTGTACGACATCCTGACGGCCGACGCCGGGCTTACGCGCAAACTGCCGCACGGCCTGACACTGCGCGCGGGACTGCGCTACACCCGCAACGGCATGGCGGACGACAGCCGCTACGCGGCACAGATGCAGGGCACATGGCAGGCACTGCCCGAATACGGCTACGACCAGCATTACACCGAGCAAATCGGCGCGGCCTATGCCTCGCTGGAGTACAGCGCCGGGCGGTGGGAGCTTTCGGCCGGGCTGCGCGGTGAATACACCTCCGTCGCATCGCAGGCCTTCGGCCGCTCCTATTTCGGGTTGTTCCCAAACGTTTCGGTCAGCCGCGCGCTCAACGCCCTGCGCACATGGCTGCTCGTGGCGCAGTGGAGCCGCAACATCGAACGCCCGGCATTCCCGGCGCTGAACCCCGCACGGATCCGCATATCGGATTACAGCTGGCAGTCGGGCAACCCCTCGCTACGGCCGACCTACATACACCGTTTTTCGCTCACGGCCGTATGGAAATACCGTTACACGCTCACCGTGGGCGGCAACTTGCACCACGACCTGATCCGCGAAATCGCACACAGGGACGCAACCGACCCGGACGCCGTGTATATCCGTCCCGAAAACCATTACACGGAGAACCACTGGTTCGTGGCGGCGAGCGTCCCGGCGAAAATCACCCACTGGTGGAACCTCTCGGTCAATGCCGTCGGGGTGATGCAGCGCATTCGGCTCAACAGTACCGACAGCCCGGCGACGCACTACCTGATGTTCGCCGACGCCACCTGCTCGTTCACGCTGCCGGCCGGATTCTTCGCCGAAGCCGCCTACCGTGCCCAGAGCCGCCTTTACTCGGGCAACAGCGAGGTCGGGCCGCGCCACACGCTCTCGGCGACCGTCAAAAAACAGTTCTTCGGCAAACGCCTGACGCTTTTCTGCACCCTCTCGAACATCACCGGCTGCGACTGGGAGTTCGCATCCCTGACCGACGGCATGCGCCGCACGATCGACGCACGGCAGGCCTGGTCGGGGCGTTTGTGGAAAGCCGGTGCGGCCTGGAATTTCCGCGCCGGCAAAAAGTTCCGCGCCCGCACCGTCGAAAGCGCAGCGGAAACCCAGCGCAAGCGCCTCGTGAAAAGCACGGAACAATAAAAATTAATTCGTAACTTTATCCCCCGTAACCGACCGTCCGCCATGGAAGACAAAAACCTCAACGCAAACCAGAGCATCGAACTCATCCAGCAAATGATCCGCGGCACCCGCCGCCGGCTCTCATTCGGCAGCAGCAACCTGTTCCTCCTGTGGGGATACCTGCTGGCCGCAACCGCCATCGGAATCTTCGTCCTGCTGAAAACCACCGACTGCCGCGCCTGGCAGTGGCTGTGGCTGGCAGCCGCAGCGGCCGGGGGCATAGTGACCCGGTGGCACAACAAGTCCCGCGCCCCGCAGGTCAAAAGCTACACCGACCGGCTGCTGGAACAGATATGGGGCTGCATAGCGGCACTGATCGTCCTGTCGGCGATCCTGGTCTTAGGGTACGACACCCGGACAGTCGACCCGCTCTTCCCCGCGTTGCTGCTGATCGGCGCCGGCCTCTTCATCTCGGGGCAGGTGATCCGCAACAGATACATGTACTACGCGTCATGCATCGTCGTGCCGATCGGCTTCGGCATTACCCGCGACTCGTGGCTCAATGCCGACCCCGACTACAACCTGCTGCAATTCGCCGCGGCAATCCTCATCGGGCTCACGGGTGCCGGCTATGCACTCAGGCGGCAGGTAAGGCGCGATGCGGACGAAGGGCGGATAACAAACGGAGACAACTGAAACGACATGAAACGGACGCAAAAACACATCGCTATGGAAGACAAGCAACTGAATGCCGCCGAGAGCATCGCGCTCATCAGCCGCATGATCGACAATACCCGCAACCGCATGGTGCGCAACTCGGGACGGCCGTTCCTGGTCTGGGGTTACGTGACCGTCTTCACGACGCTCCTGGTCATGGGTGCGGTATACTATTTCCAGGATCCGAAATGGAATATCCTGTGGATGGTGCTCCCCGTTTTGGGCGCATTGCTGATGTGGCTGACACGCGACAAGCATACCGAGGGCAAAGTCAGCACGTTCGTCGACCGCGTCATCAACAACGTATGGATGGTGACGGGCCTTACGGCGTGGTTCGTCAGTATGCTCACGCTATTCAGCCAGATACGGCTGCCGATCTTGTTCATCATCCTGCTGACGATGGGCATGGGAACCACGATCACGGGGCTGATCATCCGGTTCCGCCCGGCGACCGCCGGCGGTGCGGCGGCGATCGTCCTGGCTCCCGTTTCGCTCATCGTGAGCGGGTACTGGATGCCCACCCTCTTCGCCGTCGGATTCGTCGTGATGATGATTATCCCGGGGCATATCCTCAACTACAAGTCGAACCATACGAACGGATAACGCAATGAACGGACAGAAAATATCCGAAACGGAAGCGCTGGACATCATCGCCCGCGTCTTCGACCGCAATATGCGCCGCATGAATTACGTGCGGGGCGAATTGTTCATCTTCTGGGGAGCGCTGCTCAGCCTCACGGCGCTGGCCGAATACGGGCTTTACCACTGGACAGGCGACGTGCGCGTACTGTGGAGCTGGCTGGCACCGCTGGTCTGCGGCTATATTTGGACGGTTCGCAATTCGCGGCGGAAGGCCCTCGTCCGCACGGGGTTCGACGACCTGCTGATCCTGATATGGGGCATGCCGGCGATGATCTCGGCCGCCGCGATCGTCTATGCCGTAACCATCCCCGGGAATACGATAAACCCCGTAGGCGTCATGCAGCTGCTGCTCGGCACGGCACTGGCTATCACCGCCGAATTCTACCGGGGGAAAGGCTCCCAGCAATCGGGGTCGTTCGCAGCGCTGCTGATGCTCTCGATCTTCGAGCTCATCATGGCTTTCAACTATACGTTCCGTGTGCCGTTCGACGCCCAAGGCGGGACGTGGATGCTCGAACTCTCCGCCCATGGCATACTGCTCGTACTGCTACCCGGTTTTATCCTCCGCCACATAACCCGCAAGCAATGTTCAAAGAACTGAATCCGCTGCTGCATTCGGAACTGAGACTGGCCGTGATGTCGATCCTCATCGGGGTCGAGAGCGCCGACTTTGTCTTTATCCGGCAGCAGACCGGAGCCACGGCGGGCAACCTTTCGGTACAGCTGGACAAGCTGGCGAAGGCGGATTACATCGAAATCGAAAAGACCTTCCGCGGGAAGATGCCCTGCACGGTCTGCCGCATCACGGACACCGGGCGCGATGCCTTCGCCGAATACGTCGCGGCATTGCAGACCTACATAAAAAGATAACCACAAAACGTCCACGGCGTTCCGCCGTGTTTATTGCCGTCCATCCCAGCCCGCTGTGGCGGGGACTTTTTGCCGTGACAGCGGCAAAAGCGCTCTGGAAGGGCATCCGTATCCGAATTTACATCGTGCAGAAGAACGTCACCAGGAACGGGACGCTGAAATCGAGCACGCAGCCGTGGAAGATCGACACCACGGCATAGGGTTTCCCTGCGGACTGCGTGATGATCGGCAGGGTGGTATCGAAAGTCGTGGCTCCACCGATCGAGACGGCGGCCAGCGGCCCGAACCACCGGGCGACAAGGGGTGCGGCCAACAGTGTGAACAGCTCGCGCATGACATTGCAGAGCAATGCCACCGTTCCCAGCTCCGCGCCCCGGAAATCGGCGATGAAGATACTCGAAAGCGAGTAGTAGCCGAACCCAGCGCCGACGGCCATCGTGTCCCCGGCCGTAAGCGGCGGCAAGAGCAGTGTCGACAAGGCAGCGCCGGCCAGCGTACCGACGGCCGTCATCACGGGCAGCAGCGCCAGCCGCGGATCGAGCCGCCGCACACGCCCCGCAAGGGCCGTATCGCTGCCGAGGGTGATCCCCACGCAAAACATCAGGGCATAGAGCACATAGGTGCTGAGGCGCGACCCCGCCACGTCGAACGGCAAGGCGGAGAACAACCCCGCCAGACACCCTGCGACGAAAAAGGCGACGATCACGAGGCTCCCCCGCAAGGCGCCCCATACGGAAAGGGGTCGGGTGTCCCCGCCAGCTGCGGCCTGGCCGCCTGCCGCCCCTCGCGGGAAATCCGCAGCCGTGGCAGGCAGTCCC
This Alistipes onderdonkii DNA region includes the following protein-coding sequences:
- a CDS encoding mobilization protein, with translation MTTTKKRIGRPTTTDPRVHRYNFKLTTEENIRFKQMLCKAGLEHNRSRFIVKRIFNEEFVVVKRDPSKVQFIARLNDFYFQFQKLGNNYNQIVKAINAHFSNVAIPHQIAMLEQRTRELKALSIEILNLAKQAKEWLRI
- a CDS encoding DUF3408 domain-containing protein, with amino-acid sequence MDSLKETDKSATEPPKRSRIEVDEELMRQMIAGQASLDSKVVRRISEPEEENTDDPEEKTSATASVASVAVAEKTNVDTQTSGVKEPAGFRRKKLALPDFERTFFAPVDCRNRSAIYVSTRTKHKVSEILHLLGNESTRLTVLVDNMLRFVMDIYRDELNYLHEKKNNRRPF
- a CDS encoding site-specific integrase; amino-acid sequence: MRSTFKVLFYLKRNKKKTQSAVPLMGRITVNGTISQFSAKLTVPERLWEVRGGRAKGRSLEADRINRHLDDIRSQLDRHYRDIRDRESYVTAEKVKNAWLGFGKRYRTLLSTFRSFTDDLHGRIGVDRSKNTWYRYLATMKHLQAFLTVKYRVSDIALAELEQSFIEQFHVYLKTERALKLTSICRYLDCLINVVKIAFNDGIMPRNPFASYRYNEPAPERAFLNETEILTLQHAALRTRKQRVIRDLFLFSCFTGICYADLKTLAWKQFGQDTHGDWWVTGNRCKTDTQYVVKLLPAALSILERYRDGADRVFAFMPHLNTVDRSLKRIAVLCGIDKKLTFHVGRHTYATTICLMNGVSLETLSKMLGHKRITTTQTYAKVTQPMIDREVEMLKEKLADKFMAV
- a CDS encoding GNAT family N-acetyltransferase, whose amino-acid sequence is MEKRKHSLVDNADEKRYEFDLGDDIAIIEYIKTQGFIILTHTEVPEKYEGQGIGAELVHDVLEDLRAKKIQMIPQCPFVAQYIRRHPEWVDVVLKEIPAK
- a CDS encoding sialate O-acetylesterase gives rise to the protein MKKLILSLICLAAAWGAAAKVELPEIIGSDMVLQQNAQCHLWGWADPRATVRIETSWGAECTVRSDADGRWSALVNTPAGSYEPQQVTIVSGDRVVLDNVLIGEVWFAGGQSNMEMPLRGFNNCPIAGANEIIARAGSMRDRLRYVKIPLTAAYTPQERVPGKWRPCTVETAPDFTATGYFFAELLSDVLDVPVGIVDCTWGGTRVEGWTNREILETYPDIDLTEKGIEATTHWLRPMVMYNAMLHPVAGYTVRGFLWYQGESNVNQYKDYAVRLSNMVGLWRSLWKQGDIPFYYVEVAPFAYGSGNGPYLREAQWEARELIPNSGVICTNDLVEPYEATNVHPKNKRDVGHRLAFMALNKTYGFSDIACESPRFRSIEIRDGKAYVALSHTEEGFSRMEDIRGFEVCGPDRVFHPADVAVDRRKLLLVISSKEVVRPVAVRYGFRDFMPGNLANIRGLPVVPFRTDDF
- a CDS encoding 2TM domain-containing protein, encoding MELLENTTDKRRLFGRWFARRITTYVAVCAFLAFVNWYTSPHYWWVVWVMAGWGLNLILSLVWYLTGCDEDKD
- a CDS encoding DUF2141 domain-containing protein; amino-acid sequence: MQTLHLLLAASFMLASTAVSAKTLEVTVSDIRNDKGNILVMAKVAGQEQPVYGMAAAKAGKVVVTLEGIEADAAELSLFHDEDGDYKLKMGDRGPAEGYATRKCKLPAEHNTATLKLYYPATENE
- a CDS encoding outer membrane beta-barrel protein; translation: MYRPLLTALLLAATIPAAAQHTLRGRALEGGSPVGYATAVLLRDGRQAAGTTTDDAGGFVLTADTGRYTLVLRHVAYHPFEQEVCVAAADTDLGDLPLAPLGISEVTVTAETVTRQADRFVVSIGNTPALAGQDGTELLARAPGVWLGEDGISINGAGGTKVYVDGRELKGSAEENTSYLRSLTAADIARIEVVPLAGAEFTADSRGGVILITLRCRRDGGMDGNLQFSTVQSNRITGYTPTGRIGIRTGRWTLTASGSGSFTPAAQSRFTETRGQAGQPLPFAGRSDSKSRTNYGRGHFSAVFDPTPKHTAGFDIEYTERSTHMPTLSRTTLGQTQSDSRYRQHMGGNTLTATANYIWKIDTLGSQFKLIADYTRYTSHGDNSYHTTTCAPGTLRDSLYESATGSVYDILTADAGLTRKLPHGLTLRAGLRYTRNGMADDSRYAAQMQGTWQALPEYGYDQHYTEQIGAAYASLEYSAGRWELSAGLRGEYTSVASQAFGRSYFGLFPNVSVSRALNALRTWLLVAQWSRNIERPAFPALNPARIRISDYSWQSGNPSLRPTYIHRFSLTAVWKYRYTLTVGGNLHHDLIREIAHRDATDPDAVYIRPENHYTENHWFVAASVPAKITHWWNLSVNAVGVMQRIRLNSTDSPATHYLMFADATCSFTLPAGFFAEAAYRAQSRLYSGNSEVGPRHTLSATVKKQFFGKRLTLFCTLSNITGCDWEFASLTDGMRRTIDARQAWSGRLWKAGAAWNFRAGKKFRARTVESAAETQRKRLVKSTEQ
- a CDS encoding winged helix-turn-helix domain-containing protein; this translates as MFKELNPLLHSELRLAVMSILIGVESADFVFIRQQTGATAGNLSVQLDKLAKADYIEIEKTFRGKMPCTVCRITDTGRDAFAEYVAALQTYIKR
- a CDS encoding lysine exporter LysO family protein translates to MLVIFAVIIGGIITGRLLSSWRLVFVSRMITVIIWLLLFLLGLEVGSDPAVVGGMATLGRTAFVIFACSVAGSICMSWLLWRCVRRRDAVPDGGGAESPGLPATAADFPRGAAGGQAAAGGDTRPLSVWGALRGSLVIVAFFVAGCLAGLFSALPFDVAGSRLSTYVLYALMFCVGITLGSDTALAGRVRRLDPRLALLPVMTAVGTLAGAALSTLLLPPLTAGDTMAVGAGFGYYSLSSIFIADFRGAELGTVALLCNVMRELFTLLAAPLVARWFGPLAAVSIGGATTFDTTLPIITQSAGKPYAVVSIFHGCVLDFSVPFLVTFFCTM